The sequence ATGCTGCCTTCGCCCACCGCCGCCGCGACCCGTTTGATCGGGCTGGTGCGGACGTCGCCGCAGGCGAAGATGCCGGGGACACTGGTTTCCAGCAGGTAGGGGTCTCGTTGCAGCGGCCAGTGGCCGGAGCGCGCCACCGGGTCGCCAGTGCGGATGTAGCCGCGTTCGTCGCGGACGATGGCGTCGGGCAGCCAGGTGGTTTCGGCATCGGCGCCGATGAAGACGAACACACCGCCGCTTTCCACCCGTCGCGTGCTGCCGGTACTCCGATCAGAGAGATCAAGTGAGGCAAGATGCTTGTCGCCGTGCGCTGCCGTGATCTCGCTGTTGAGCGCGGTCGCGATGTTGGCTTTGTGCTGGACCTGTTCGATCAGGTAGCGCGACATGCTTTTCTCCAGCCCGCCGCCGCGCACGACGAGGGTGACGCTGCGCGCGTGGCTGGCGAAGAAGAGCGCGGCCTGGCCGGCGGAGTTGCCGGCACCGATAAGGTGGATGTCCTGGCCCTGTGTGGAGGCGGCTTCGCTGCGTGAGGCGCCATAGAACACGCCGCGGCCAAGCAGCCTGTCGAAACCTTCGGTGGAAAGCCGGCGCCAGGTCACGCCCGTGGCCAGGATGATGGTGCGGGCGCGTACGCGCTCGGCGCCGTCCAGCGTCACCACCATGGTGGCCGGATCGATGGAGACCGCGCTGCGTGTGACGGCGATTTCGGCGCCGAGCCGGGTCGCTTGCTGGAGCGCCCGGCGCGCGAGTTCCTCACCCGATACGCCGGTCGGAAAGCCCAGGTAGTTCTCGATCCGCGAAGAGGTCTCGGCCTGACCGCCGGGGGCCTCTCGTTCGATGACAAGGGTGCGCAGACCTTCGG is a genomic window of Niveibacterium sp. SC-1 containing:
- a CDS encoding FAD-dependent oxidoreductase, which produces MITIEDLLAVPILESVSRDDLARLAGSSGDVRLSAGEYAVHQGGERALFIVISGRIEVTKSIDGIERVIGARAPGQIFGEVPITFGMPFQGSYRATEATRVMHVAARDFHALAATNPEVLTRVATLASERIGGLRGIATAQPRARAVMLGHRWDDTVRELRSFLTRNQISYDWVLPDAPDRTTRWSGPTVSDEELPALVCDDGTVLKRATCRDVAERLGLQTRPRVAEYDTVIIGGGPAGLAAAVYGASEGLRTLVIEREAPGGQAETSSRIENYLGFPTGVSGEELARRALQQATRLGAEIAVTRSAVSIDPATMVVTLDGAERVRARTIILATGVTWRRLSTEGFDRLLGRGVFYGASRSEAASTQGQDIHLIGAGNSAGQAALFFASHARSVTLVVRGGGLEKSMSRYLIEQVQHKANIATALNSEITAAHGDKHLASLDLSDRSTGSTRRVESGGVFVFIGADAETTWLPDAIVRDERGYIRTGDPVARSGHWPLQRDPYLLETSVPGIFACGDVRTSPIKRVAAAVGEGSMAIAFVHQFLAQQARA